Genomic segment of Planctomycetota bacterium:
CAGCCCGCGATGGTCGAGACATAGTCGAGATACCGGGACAGCGAGCCGTTGGTGAACGCCCGGTCGATATCGCCCGAGACCTGCGCCCAGCACCACGAGACGTTCGCGCCAGCGCCGGGGTTCAAGGGGTCATCGAGCGAGGCGTCGACCGTGTTGTGCGGCGGCAGCAGGCCGTTGAAATCCAGCCCGTACAGGCTGACCGCGAGACCGAGCTGCCGCACGCGCGAAGCGCACTGCACCTGCCGCGCGGTCTCCCGGGCTGAGCCGAGCGAGGGTAGCAGGATGCCGATCAGCAGCGCGATAATCGAGATGACGACAAGCAGCTCGATGTGCGTGAAGGCGCGGCTTGGGCTTCCGATGGGCGGGGCCACGTCTGTCGCAGCCCTGGCCGAAGGCCGCGACCCAGGCGAAGAAGTCGGAGCCATCGACCGAGCCATCGCGGTTCACATCGGCGACCGGATCGAGGCTGCCGAACGCGGCGACCCAGGCGAAGAAATCGGAGCCGTTGAGGTCGCCGTCGCCGTTGACATCGCCGGGGCAATCGTCTGTCGCGATGCCCGCGATGGTGCCCGTCCGGTTGAAGACGAGTCGCGTGTCGGTCAGCAGGCCCAGCGGCGACGGCGTGGTCTGTGTCACATCGACGTCAAACGTGAACGTATCGCCGCTGATCACCAGCCCGCCGGGCGTGTCATAGGTGTTCCCGAGCGGGATCTGGCCGGCGAAGCTGACCTCGATCGAGACATCCGCGACCAGTTCGATCGACACCGGGGTGCCGTCTTCGAGCGTCAGACCCGGACCGCTCGGATTGTTGACTGAGATCGCGTGCGTCCAGCCGGCGTTGCCTACGCCACTGCCTGTGTTG
This window contains:
- a CDS encoding GC-type dockerin domain-anchored protein, translating into DSSLITGVGIETVAAADLTVEIDGDAFSSLNSIHNTGSGVGNAGWTHAISVNNPSGPGLTLEDGTPVSIELVADVSIEVSFAGQIPLGNTYDTPGGLVISGDTFTFDVDVTQTTPSPLGLLTDTRLVFNRTGTIAGIATDDCPGDVNGDGDLNGSDFFAWVAAFGSLDPVADVNRDGSVDGSDFFAWVAAFGQGCDRRGPAHRKPKPRLHAHRAACRHLDYRAADRHPATLARLSPGDRAAGAVRFARAAARSRGQPVRAGFQRPAAAAQHGRRLAR